Proteins encoded in a region of the Mycolicibacterium duvalii genome:
- a CDS encoding SDR family NAD(P)-dependent oxidoreductase, with translation MTPKWTAADVPDQAGRVAVITGSNTGIGYETAAVLAARGARVVVAVRDLAKGRSADERITRATPGAEVSVQELDLSSLDSVRRAADDLRAAHPRIDLLINNGGVMYPPKQVTEDGFELQFGTNHLGHFALTGLLLDHLLPVEGSRVVSVASIAHNIRAGIHFEDLQWERSYNRVAAYGQSKLANLMFIYELQRRLAAAGANTIAVAAHPGISNTELMRHIPGTGLPGVERLVGLVTNSPAVGALATLRAATDPAVRGGQYYGPSGFRELIGHPVLVRSTEQSHDAATQQRLWTVSEELTGVTYEI, from the coding sequence ATGACTCCGAAATGGACAGCTGCCGACGTTCCGGACCAGGCCGGCCGGGTGGCCGTAATCACCGGCTCCAATACCGGAATCGGCTACGAAACCGCTGCCGTGCTGGCCGCGAGGGGAGCCCGCGTGGTGGTGGCGGTGCGTGATCTTGCCAAGGGCCGAAGCGCCGACGAGCGCATCACCCGCGCCACTCCCGGCGCCGAGGTGAGCGTGCAGGAACTCGACCTCTCGTCGCTGGACAGCGTGCGCCGCGCCGCGGACGACCTGAGAGCTGCCCATCCCCGCATCGACCTGCTGATCAACAACGGCGGCGTGATGTATCCGCCCAAGCAGGTCACCGAGGACGGCTTCGAGCTGCAGTTCGGCACCAACCATCTCGGTCATTTCGCCCTGACGGGCCTGTTGCTCGATCACCTGCTGCCGGTGGAGGGGTCCCGCGTGGTCAGCGTCGCAAGCATCGCCCACAACATCCGGGCCGGGATCCACTTCGAGGACCTGCAGTGGGAACGCAGCTACAACCGCGTCGCCGCCTACGGGCAGTCGAAGCTGGCCAACCTGATGTTCATCTACGAGCTGCAGCGCCGGCTCGCCGCCGCGGGGGCGAACACCATCGCGGTCGCCGCCCATCCCGGCATCTCCAACACCGAGCTGATGCGGCACATCCCCGGCACGGGCCTGCCCGGCGTCGAGCGCCTCGTCGGGCTGGTCACCAACAGTCCGGCCGTCGGCGCGCTGGCCACGTTGCGCGCCGCCACCGACCCCGCGGTGCGGGGCGGGCAGTACTACGGGCCGTCCGGTTTCCGCGAGCTCATCGGCCATCCCGTCCTGGTCCGGTCCACCGAGCAGTCCCACGACGCGGCCACGCAGCAGCGGCTGTGGACCGTGTCGGAGGAACTCACCGGCGTCACCTACGAGATCTAG
- the moeA gene encoding molybdopterin molybdotransferase MoeA, which produces MRSVDEHRQVVAGLIRPRSPAAVPVADALGLVLARDVVSGVALPAFDNSAMDGYAVLAEDVAAAGADAPVQLPVAEDIPAGRTDIPVLAPGTAHRIMTGAPLPTGATAVVPVEATDAGTDVVTVRAGARPGQHIRRAGEDVTAGTTVLRTGQVLTPAALGLAAALGLTELQVWPRLRVLVVSTGTELVSAGTPLQPGQIYESNGVMLAAAVRDAGAEVVAAPMAGDDVDAFTAAVRGAGDADVILTTGGVSAGAYEVVKDAWTGQVEFVKVAMQPGMPQGAGRVDGTAVITLPGNPVSALVSFEVFVRPALRAAMGRSDTERPRRAAVLAEDLTSPRGKRQFRRGVLDGDSVTSYGPPASHHLRWLASANCLLEIDEDTSEVAAGSRVQVWDLR; this is translated from the coding sequence ATGCGGTCTGTCGACGAGCACCGGCAGGTCGTGGCCGGGCTGATCCGTCCGCGTTCGCCGGCGGCGGTCCCGGTGGCCGACGCGCTGGGCCTGGTGCTGGCCCGTGACGTGGTCTCGGGTGTCGCTTTGCCCGCGTTCGACAACTCCGCGATGGACGGCTACGCAGTCCTGGCCGAGGACGTGGCGGCCGCCGGCGCCGACGCTCCCGTCCAGCTGCCGGTGGCCGAGGACATCCCGGCCGGCCGCACCGACATCCCGGTCCTCGCGCCGGGCACCGCGCACCGGATCATGACCGGCGCGCCGCTGCCCACCGGCGCCACCGCGGTGGTACCGGTCGAGGCGACCGACGCGGGCACCGACGTCGTCACCGTCCGGGCCGGCGCGCGGCCCGGGCAGCACATCCGCCGCGCCGGCGAGGACGTCACCGCGGGCACCACCGTGCTGCGGACCGGTCAGGTGCTCACCCCGGCCGCGCTGGGGCTGGCCGCCGCGCTGGGGCTGACCGAGCTGCAGGTGTGGCCGCGGCTGCGGGTGCTGGTGGTCTCCACCGGCACCGAACTGGTCAGCGCCGGCACACCGCTGCAACCCGGTCAGATCTACGAGTCCAACGGCGTGATGCTGGCCGCGGCGGTGCGCGACGCGGGCGCCGAGGTGGTGGCCGCGCCGATGGCCGGCGACGACGTCGACGCGTTCACCGCCGCGGTGCGCGGCGCCGGGGACGCCGACGTCATCCTGACCACCGGAGGCGTCAGCGCCGGCGCCTACGAGGTCGTCAAGGACGCGTGGACCGGTCAGGTCGAATTCGTCAAGGTCGCCATGCAACCCGGGATGCCGCAAGGCGCCGGCCGGGTCGACGGCACCGCGGTGATCACGTTGCCCGGCAACCCGGTCAGCGCGCTGGTGTCGTTCGAGGTGTTCGTGCGCCCCGCGCTGCGGGCGGCGATGGGGCGCTCCGACACCGAGCGGCCCCGCCGCGCCGCGGTCCTCGCCGAGGACCTCACGTCGCCCAGGGGCAAGCGGCAGTTCCGCCGCGGCGTTCTGGACGGTGACTCGGTCACCAGCTACGGACCACCCGCTTCACACCACCTGCGGTGGCTGGCCTCGGCGAACTGTCTGCTCGAAATCGACGAGGACACCAGCGAGGTGGCCGCCGGGTCCCGGGTCCAGGTGTGGGACCTGCGCTGA
- a CDS encoding FecCD family ABC transporter permease: MSADAVVLAAGGGRLAVRVSRRATLITVIGWAAALSVATASLTLGEFPITVSEVFDVLAGGGSLIDRDVVLGDRLPRALTGLGVGAAFALSGAILQRIARNPLVSPDVIGINSGAALGALFVLTVIGGSGALLVASALAGALLTAAAILLITYRRGLYGFRLVLVGIGVAAMLTSGISYLLTRADLHEAMSAAAWLTGSLSNRDSLHVAVVGAALGIAVPILAVLARQLRLLELGDDLATSLGSRQRHRVALVLVAVALAAMATAAAGPIGFVALVAPQIARRLLAERHTGLGPAAAIGALLVVGADLAARLLFAPVGMPVGVVTAVLGAPVLLFLLARAHRIGSAG; this comes from the coding sequence GTGAGCGCGGACGCCGTCGTCCTCGCCGCCGGTGGCGGGCGGCTGGCGGTCCGGGTCAGCCGCCGCGCCACGCTGATCACGGTGATCGGCTGGGCCGCTGCGCTTTCCGTGGCGACCGCGTCGTTGACGCTCGGGGAGTTCCCGATCACGGTGTCCGAGGTGTTCGACGTGCTCGCAGGCGGTGGCAGCCTCATCGACCGGGACGTCGTCCTCGGCGACCGCCTGCCGCGGGCACTGACCGGTCTCGGCGTAGGTGCCGCGTTCGCGCTGTCCGGGGCGATCCTGCAACGCATTGCGCGTAACCCACTGGTCAGTCCCGACGTCATCGGGATCAACTCCGGTGCCGCGCTGGGCGCGTTGTTCGTCCTGACCGTGATCGGCGGCAGCGGCGCGCTGCTCGTCGCCAGCGCGCTGGCCGGGGCGCTGCTCACCGCGGCCGCCATCCTGCTGATCACCTACAGACGAGGTCTATACGGGTTCCGTCTGGTCCTGGTGGGCATCGGCGTGGCTGCGATGCTGACCTCGGGCATCTCCTACCTGCTGACCCGCGCCGACCTGCACGAGGCGATGAGCGCCGCGGCGTGGCTGACCGGCAGCCTGTCCAACCGCGACAGCCTGCATGTCGCCGTCGTCGGCGCGGCGCTGGGGATCGCCGTGCCGATCCTGGCCGTGCTGGCCCGACAGCTGCGGCTGCTCGAGCTCGGCGACGACCTCGCCACCTCCCTGGGCAGCCGTCAGCGTCATCGGGTTGCCCTGGTGCTGGTGGCCGTGGCCCTCGCGGCAATGGCGACCGCCGCAGCCGGCCCGATCGGGTTCGTCGCGCTCGTCGCCCCGCAGATCGCGCGGCGGCTGCTGGCCGAACGGCACACGGGTCTGGGACCGGCCGCGGCGATCGGGGCACTGCTGGTCGTCGGCGCCGACCTCGCGGCCCGGCTGCTGTTCGCGCCCGTCGGCATGCCGGTCGGCGTGGTCACCGCCGTCCTGGGCGCTCCTGTCCTGCTGTTCCTGCTTGCCCGCGCCCACCGGATCGGAAGTGCCGGATGA
- a CDS encoding HAD-IIA family hydrolase, which yields MAVGGVLFDIDGVLVTSWKPIPGAAETLQRLAAQQVACAFLTNTTTRTRVQIAELLTDAGMAVQPDEVITAAVLTAEYVRTRYPGARCFLVNSGQIAEDMPGVDIVYSGEFSGPRAPATPDVVLLGGAGPEFSHLALSWVYDWMAQGVPVVAMHRSTAWTTVDGLRIDTGMYLIGMEETSGRKATAVGKPAPEGFLAAAGRLGVEPDEMYMIGDDLNNDVLAAQVVGMTGVLVRTGKFRQDTLDRWAADEFAMQPNHVIDSVADLPGLLGL from the coding sequence ATGGCTGTCGGTGGGGTGCTCTTTGACATCGATGGTGTGTTGGTGACCTCGTGGAAGCCGATCCCCGGCGCAGCCGAGACGCTGCAGAGGCTGGCCGCGCAGCAAGTCGCCTGCGCTTTCCTGACCAACACCACCACCCGCACCCGCGTGCAGATCGCCGAACTGCTGACCGACGCCGGCATGGCGGTGCAGCCCGATGAAGTCATCACCGCGGCGGTGCTGACCGCCGAATACGTCCGCACCCGCTACCCGGGCGCCCGCTGCTTCCTGGTCAACAGCGGCCAGATCGCCGAGGACATGCCCGGGGTCGACATCGTCTACTCCGGCGAGTTCAGCGGACCCCGCGCCCCGGCGACACCCGATGTGGTGCTGCTCGGCGGTGCCGGTCCGGAGTTCAGCCATCTGGCCCTGTCGTGGGTGTATGACTGGATGGCTCAAGGGGTTCCGGTGGTCGCGATGCACCGCAGCACCGCCTGGACCACGGTCGACGGGCTGCGCATCGACACCGGCATGTATCTGATCGGCATGGAGGAGACCTCAGGGCGTAAGGCGACCGCCGTCGGCAAGCCGGCACCCGAAGGCTTCCTGGCCGCAGCCGGGCGCCTCGGGGTGGAACCCGACGAGATGTACATGATCGGTGACGACCTGAACAACGACGTGCTCGCCGCTCAGGTGGTCGGAATGACCGGAGTGCTGGTGCGCACCGGCAAGTTCCGTCAGGACACGCTCGATCGTTGGGCGGCAGACGAATTCGCGATGCAGCCCAACCACGTCATCGACTCCGTCGCCGACCTGCCGGGATTGCTCGGGCTGTAG
- a CDS encoding TIGR03621 family F420-dependent LLM class oxidoreductase, which yields MRFGLTTALPRARTQARAFVEAVQAAGIDVLTFADHLMPMVAPISAATAAAAATTRLHVGTLVLNNDFRHPVETAREAAGIATLSDGRFELGIGAGHMKSEYDAVGLIFDDGRTRVARLEEAVPIIRALLDGQAVDVDGAHYRVHTGAGQIVAPPPHRVPILVGGNGTRVLQLAGRVADIAGFAGISHNRDATLVRLSHFDGAGLADRIAVVADAAGERFEQIELNALIQAVVVTADRRGAAAELGSALGADPDALLGSPFVLLGTHEQMAEQLSARQREFGISYWTVFDELPGRPSALPDIREVIALLR from the coding sequence ATGCGGTTCGGGCTGACCACTGCGCTTCCCCGCGCCAGGACACAGGCCCGGGCCTTCGTCGAGGCAGTGCAAGCCGCGGGCATCGACGTGCTGACCTTCGCCGACCATCTCATGCCGATGGTCGCGCCGATCAGCGCGGCAACCGCCGCCGCAGCGGCCACCACCCGACTCCACGTCGGAACTCTGGTGCTCAACAACGACTTCCGGCATCCTGTCGAGACGGCGCGGGAGGCAGCGGGGATCGCCACGCTGTCCGACGGGCGCTTTGAGCTCGGCATCGGCGCCGGACACATGAAGTCCGAGTACGACGCGGTGGGCCTGATCTTCGACGACGGGCGGACGCGGGTGGCGCGCCTGGAGGAGGCGGTGCCGATCATCCGGGCGCTGCTCGACGGCCAGGCAGTCGACGTCGACGGCGCGCACTACCGCGTTCACACCGGTGCCGGTCAGATCGTGGCGCCGCCGCCGCACCGGGTGCCGATCCTCGTCGGCGGCAACGGCACCCGGGTGCTGCAGCTCGCCGGCCGTGTCGCCGACATCGCAGGATTCGCCGGCATCTCCCACAACCGCGACGCCACCCTGGTGCGGCTCAGTCATTTCGACGGCGCCGGCCTGGCCGACCGCATCGCCGTCGTCGCTGACGCAGCGGGGGAACGGTTCGAGCAGATCGAACTCAACGCGCTGATCCAGGCCGTCGTCGTCACGGCCGACCGGCGCGGCGCCGCGGCCGAGTTGGGCTCGGCGCTGGGCGCAGACCCCGACGCGCTGCTGGGCTCGCCGTTCGTGCTGCTCGGCACCCACGAGCAGATGGCCGAGCAGCTCAGCGCCCGGCAGCGCGAGTTCGGGATCAGCTACTGGACGGTTTTCGACGAGCTGCCGGGGCGGCCCTCGGCGCTGCCGGACATCCGCGAGGTCATCGCCCTGCTGCGGTGA
- a CDS encoding phosphatidylserine decarboxylase, giving the protein MARRPDLTTGPARLAALVRSSVPPMHPEGLPFVGASLAVALLGRRSRWVRRAALTSAAANAAFFRHPPRTPPVRPGVVVAPADGLICVVDEHSPPAELGLDPTPVPRISIFLSVLDAHVQRAPVSGEVISVVHRPGLFGSADLEAASADNERNSVVIRTPDGATVIAVQIAGLVARRIVCHAHAGDTLSIGDTYGLIRYGSRLDTYLPAGSRVLITNGQRALAGETVLAEMP; this is encoded by the coding sequence ATGGCCCGACGCCCCGACCTCACAACAGGCCCAGCGCGGCTGGCAGCCCTGGTTCGCTCCTCGGTTCCCCCGATGCACCCCGAAGGTCTGCCGTTCGTCGGCGCCAGCCTGGCGGTGGCTCTGCTCGGGAGACGGTCACGCTGGGTCCGTCGCGCAGCTCTGACCTCCGCCGCGGCCAACGCCGCGTTCTTCCGGCACCCGCCGCGGACGCCCCCGGTGCGCCCCGGGGTGGTGGTCGCTCCGGCCGACGGGCTGATCTGTGTGGTCGACGAGCACAGTCCGCCGGCAGAGTTGGGGCTCGACCCCACGCCGGTGCCCCGGATCAGCATCTTCCTGTCGGTGCTCGACGCCCATGTGCAACGCGCCCCGGTCAGCGGCGAGGTCATCTCGGTGGTGCACCGGCCCGGGTTGTTCGGGTCGGCGGATCTCGAAGCGGCCAGCGCCGACAACGAACGCAACAGCGTGGTGATCCGCACGCCGGACGGCGCGACGGTCATCGCGGTGCAGATCGCCGGTCTGGTGGCGCGGCGCATCGTCTGCCACGCCCACGCCGGTGACACCCTGTCCATCGGCGACACCTACGGCTTGATCCGGTACGGCTCGCGGCTGGACACGTATCTGCCGGCCGGGTCGAGGGTGCTGATCACCAACGGTCAGCGCGCCCTCGCCGGCGAGACCGTGCTGGCCGAGATGCCATGA
- a CDS encoding ABC transporter ATP-binding protein, whose amino-acid sequence MNHDAPTSLTAHRLRLGYAGRTVIEAASTALPAGKITAIIGPNGCGKSTLLRGLARLLTPTRGVVHLDGRDLATIPSRVLATKVGLLPQQPAAPDGITVADLIGRGRHPHQRWFRQWSAADDEAVTRAMRSTGLTDLAETPIDELSGGQRQRVWIALALAQDPDVMLLDEPTTYLDLAHQLDVLGLLGEINRAHRRTVVLVLHDLNMAARYAHHLIAVRDGRIAAQGPPEEIITAAMVRDVFGVEATVITDPTTGTPLVLPHPRVTAAGR is encoded by the coding sequence ATGAATCACGACGCCCCCACCAGCCTCACTGCGCACCGGCTGCGCCTCGGCTACGCCGGCCGCACCGTCATCGAGGCGGCCAGTACGGCGCTGCCCGCGGGCAAGATCACCGCGATCATCGGTCCCAACGGGTGCGGCAAGTCGACGCTGCTGCGCGGCCTGGCCCGCCTGCTGACCCCGACGCGCGGTGTCGTGCACCTCGACGGCCGCGATCTGGCCACCATCCCGAGCCGGGTGCTGGCGACGAAAGTCGGTCTACTGCCCCAGCAGCCGGCCGCGCCGGACGGCATCACCGTGGCCGACCTGATCGGCCGTGGTCGCCACCCCCATCAGCGCTGGTTCCGCCAGTGGAGCGCCGCCGACGACGAAGCCGTCACCCGCGCCATGCGATCCACCGGACTGACCGACCTCGCCGAAACCCCGATCGACGAACTCTCCGGCGGTCAGCGTCAACGCGTGTGGATCGCGCTCGCCTTGGCACAGGACCCCGACGTCATGCTGCTCGACGAGCCGACCACCTACCTGGACCTGGCGCACCAACTCGATGTGCTCGGCCTGCTCGGCGAGATCAACCGGGCGCACCGGCGCACCGTGGTCCTGGTGCTGCACGACCTCAACATGGCCGCCCGCTACGCCCACCATCTGATCGCCGTGCGCGACGGCCGGATCGCGGCTCAGGGGCCGCCGGAGGAGATCATCACCGCTGCGATGGTCCGCGACGTCTTCGGTGTCGAGGCCACCGTGATCACCGATCCGACCACCGGTACCCCACTGGTACTGCCCCATCCACGGGTCACCGCAGCAGGGCGATGA
- a CDS encoding PH domain-containing protein — MLLVHPVHEVLRQIPVLIGSFVLGSATGNPLWAVFGIVLIVAYGLARWFTTTYRIGADDVALRSGVLQRKVVSLPRNRIRSVSTDARLLHRLLGLTVVTVSTGQQASTETAFALDAVPAAEVPRLRATLLAESLVPAATSTPGRVLARWQPSWLRYSPLTFAGVVTIAAAAGVLTQAGLLRAVEDSPWARAGAGVVDTFGVPAVVAAVAIALVLASVALSVTQSLLTYANLVLRRDADILHLSHGLVRIREHTFDMRRLRGGTLREPLLVRLFGGMRLDAVMTGVSGVGEASQLLPPCPRVTATTVLQDLIGQPDLVDGPLRPHGPAAVRRRWIRAMALPVTAALALGVTAFAATVPGWAWVVVGVLALAAAGLAADRSRALGHRVGNGWLATRAGSLSRRRDCVVGAGVVAWTVRQTWPQRRAGVATLVAATAAGVKRYEVVDVPADQAWAIAAAVSPWVSASSWARD, encoded by the coding sequence ATGCTGCTGGTGCACCCCGTACACGAGGTGCTGCGCCAGATCCCGGTGCTGATCGGCTCGTTCGTGCTCGGCTCGGCCACCGGGAACCCGTTGTGGGCCGTGTTCGGGATCGTCCTGATCGTCGCGTACGGGCTGGCCCGGTGGTTCACCACGACCTACCGCATCGGTGCCGATGACGTCGCGCTCCGATCGGGGGTGCTGCAGCGCAAGGTGGTGTCCCTGCCGCGCAACAGGATTCGCTCGGTATCCACCGATGCCCGGTTGCTGCACCGACTACTGGGCCTCACGGTGGTCACGGTCAGCACCGGTCAACAGGCCAGCACCGAGACGGCGTTCGCGCTCGACGCGGTGCCGGCCGCCGAGGTGCCGCGGCTGCGAGCGACCTTGTTGGCCGAGTCGTTGGTGCCGGCGGCGACCTCCACGCCGGGGCGGGTGCTGGCCCGCTGGCAGCCGTCGTGGCTGCGGTACAGCCCGCTGACCTTCGCCGGTGTGGTCACCATCGCGGCGGCTGCCGGCGTGCTGACGCAAGCCGGTCTGCTTCGCGCCGTGGAGGATTCACCGTGGGCGCGCGCCGGCGCCGGGGTGGTGGACACATTCGGTGTGCCCGCGGTGGTGGCGGCGGTCGCGATCGCGCTGGTGCTGGCGTCGGTGGCGCTGTCGGTGACGCAGTCGTTGTTGACCTACGCGAACCTGGTGTTGCGACGCGACGCCGACATCCTGCACCTGTCGCACGGATTGGTGCGAATCCGAGAACACACCTTCGACATGCGCCGGTTGCGCGGCGGCACTCTGCGGGAACCTCTGCTGGTGCGGCTTTTCGGCGGTATGCGGTTGGACGCGGTGATGACGGGGGTGTCCGGGGTGGGGGAGGCCTCGCAGTTGCTTCCACCGTGTCCGCGCGTCACCGCCACCACCGTGTTGCAGGACCTGATCGGCCAGCCGGACCTCGTCGACGGTCCGCTGCGCCCGCACGGTCCGGCCGCCGTCCGGCGGCGCTGGATCCGCGCGATGGCGCTGCCGGTCACCGCGGCGCTGGCTCTGGGTGTCACCGCGTTCGCCGCGACGGTGCCCGGGTGGGCATGGGTCGTCGTCGGAGTGCTCGCGCTCGCCGCGGCGGGGCTGGCCGCCGACCGCTCCCGGGCGCTCGGCCACCGGGTCGGCAACGGCTGGCTGGCCACCCGCGCGGGCAGTCTGTCCCGGCGCCGTGACTGCGTGGTCGGCGCCGGCGTCGTGGCGTGGACGGTGCGCCAGACCTGGCCGCAGCGCCGGGCCGGGGTGGCCACCCTGGTGGCGGCGACCGCGGCGGGCGTGAAGCGCTACGAGGTCGTCGACGTGCCCGCAGACCAGGCGTGGGCGATCGCGGCGGCAGTCTCACCGTGGGTAAGCGCGAGCAGTTGGGCGCGCGACTGA
- a CDS encoding CDP-alcohol phosphatidyltransferase family protein, whose amino-acid sequence MIKPRKPRLRAPVVSARILPSAMTVVAICLGLSAVKFALDDRPTEAMAFLAAAAILDALDGRTARALKATSRMGEEIDSLADAVNFGVAPAFIVYGTLLSTSRIGWIVVLLYAVCIVLRLARFNAMLDVDQPSYASKYFVGMPAPAGAIGAIGPLAAKMQFGDGWWTSEPAVVIWMIGVSLLVVSTVPMRKIHTFSVPPNMVAPLLALLAIAVAAAILYGYLVILVIIVAYVIHIPFAIRTSRFLAAHPEVWGDKPRQQRAARRAIRRAQPHRRSMARLGLRRPPRN is encoded by the coding sequence ATGATCAAACCGCGCAAGCCCCGTCTGCGGGCACCGGTCGTCAGCGCCCGCATCCTGCCCAGCGCGATGACGGTGGTGGCGATCTGTCTGGGCCTCTCGGCGGTCAAGTTCGCCTTGGACGACCGGCCCACCGAGGCGATGGCGTTCCTGGCCGCGGCGGCGATCCTCGATGCGCTCGACGGCAGGACGGCCCGCGCGCTGAAGGCCACCTCGCGGATGGGCGAAGAGATCGACTCCCTGGCCGACGCGGTGAATTTCGGTGTCGCGCCGGCGTTCATCGTCTACGGCACACTGCTGTCGACCTCGCGGATCGGCTGGATCGTGGTGCTGCTCTATGCGGTGTGCATCGTGCTGCGGCTGGCCCGGTTCAACGCGATGCTCGACGTCGACCAACCGAGCTACGCGTCGAAGTACTTCGTCGGGATGCCCGCCCCGGCCGGCGCCATCGGCGCGATCGGGCCCCTGGCCGCCAAGATGCAATTCGGCGACGGCTGGTGGACCTCCGAACCGGCCGTGGTGATCTGGATGATCGGCGTCTCGCTGCTGGTGGTCTCCACTGTGCCGATGCGCAAGATCCACACCTTCTCGGTGCCGCCGAACATGGTCGCGCCGCTGCTGGCGCTGCTGGCGATCGCCGTGGCCGCCGCGATCCTGTACGGCTACCTGGTGATCCTGGTGATCATCGTCGCCTACGTCATCCACATCCCGTTCGCGATTCGCACCAGCCGCTTCCTGGCCGCACACCCCGAGGTGTGGGGCGACAAGCCGCGCCAGCAACGGGCGGCCCGCCGCGCGATCCGCCGCGCGCAACCGCACCGCCGTTCGATGGCCCGGCTCGGGCTGCGCCGACCGCCGAGGAACTGA
- a CDS encoding PH domain-containing protein, translating to MDLVEPAHPPSRKAPLVWAIGAAIPWALAVVGQVVWFALDGRWVWLHVLAAVATVLGIVANVVIAPLWRYRVHRWDLDATAVYTRTGWLVQERRIAPISRVQTVDTYRGPLDRLFGLANVTVTTASSAGAVRIVALDSNVADWLVARLTDIAALGGEDAT from the coding sequence ATGGACCTGGTCGAACCGGCGCACCCGCCCAGCCGCAAGGCACCGTTGGTCTGGGCGATCGGCGCGGCGATCCCGTGGGCGCTGGCCGTGGTCGGCCAGGTGGTGTGGTTCGCTCTCGACGGCCGGTGGGTGTGGCTGCACGTGCTGGCGGCGGTGGCCACGGTGCTGGGCATCGTGGCCAATGTGGTGATCGCCCCGCTGTGGCGATACCGGGTGCACCGCTGGGATCTGGACGCCACCGCCGTCTATACCCGGACGGGATGGCTGGTCCAGGAGCGCAGGATCGCACCGATCTCCCGGGTGCAGACCGTCGACACGTACCGCGGCCCGCTGGACCGGCTGTTCGGCCTGGCCAACGTGACCGTGACGACCGCATCCTCCGCGGGCGCGGTGCGAATCGTCGCGCTGGACAGCAACGTCGCCGACTGGCTGGTGGCGCGGTTGACCGACATCGCGGCGCTGGGCGGCGAGGACGCGACGTGA